One window of Perca flavescens isolate YP-PL-M2 chromosome 6, PFLA_1.0, whole genome shotgun sequence genomic DNA carries:
- the onecutl gene encoding one cut domain, family member, like, whose translation MDGSLGEMSLHSHSDLAHSQDHGRAMLHSRDLSAAFPRPSLGGPSMSLEPEPRPSGFDHSMSALGYSGDSPSGAGSTYTTLTPLQPFDDKFHHHHHHHHPCLPVSNVIGSFTLMREDRGLGTNFYNPYGKDLAMSQSLSPPSAGSGLASSMHGYGSLGNSPNGNGGQMLHAGYDVHGGSLFCRTSDFGREMSPPGLGGGDMSVGHQLNKMEAHQHAQTSHHAHLYSQHYQPHHHPNQQTSKMGEHLLSSSSGLSSPGEGMLAGSHGGGGGGGGSGGEEINTRDVAQRIITELKKYSIPQAIFAERVLCRSQGTLSDLLRNPKPWGKLKSGRETFKRMSRWLQEPEFQRMASLRLEACKRKEQEQSKLERNQGPKRTRLVFTDLQRRTLLAIFRENHRPTKDLQVTISQQLGLELSTVSNFFMNARRRNVNKWADEGRPSSTGSSGSSVSSSAVSCSTA comes from the exons ATGGATGGGAGTCTAGGGGAGATGTCCCTCCACAGCCACTCTGACCTGGCTCACAGTCAGGACCACGGCAGGGCCATGCTGCACTCGCGGGACCTCTCAGCTGCGTTCCCCAGGCCTTCCCTCGGGGGCCCCTCCATGTCTCTGGAGCCCGAGCCCCGTCCGTCCGGCTTCGACCACTCCATGTCGGCGCTGGGCTACAGCGGCGACTCCCCGTCCGGCGCCGGCAGCACCTACACCACCCTGACCCCCCTGCAGCCCTTTGACGACAAgttccaccaccaccaccaccatcaccacccctgCCTGCCCGTCAGCAACGTCATCGGCAGCTTCACCCTCATGCGCGAGGACCGAGGCCTCGGCACCAACTTCTACAACCCCTACGGCAAGGACCTGGCCATGTCCCAAAGCCTGTCCCCCCCCTCCGCCGGTTCGGGCCTGGCCTCCTCCATGCACGGCTACGGCAGCTTGGGCAACAGTCCCAACGGCAACGGCGGCCAAATGCTCCACGCCGGCTACGACGTACACGGGGGCAGCCTCTTCTGCCGGACGTCCGATTTCGGCCGCGAGATGTCGCCGCCGGGCCTGGGGGGAGGCGACATGTCAGTGGGGCATCAGCTGAACAAAATGGAGGCTCACCAGCACGCCCAAACCAGCCACCACGCTCACCTCTACAGCCAGCACTACCAGCCCCACCATCACCCGAACCAGCAGACCTCCAAGATGGGCGAGCACCTGCTCTCCTCTTCGTCCGGCTTGTCCTCGCCCGGCGAGGGCATGCTGGCGGGCTCGCATGGCGGCGGCggtggcggcggcggcagcGGCGGGGAGGAGATCAACACCAGGGACGTGGCCCAGCGGATCATCACCGAGCTGAAGAAGTACAGCATCCCCCAGGCCATCTTCGCCGAGAGGGTCCTGTGTCGGTCACAGGGCACACTGTCTGACCTCCTGAGGAACCCCAAGCCGTGGGGCAAGCTCAAGTCCGGCCGGGAGACCTTTAAGAGGATGTCCCGCTGGCTGCAGGAGCCCGAGTTTCAAAGAATGGCCTCGCTCCGGCTGGAGG CCTGCAAGCGGAAGGAGCAGGAGCAGAGCAAGCTGGAGCGCAACCAGGGCCCGAAGCGCACCAGGCTGGTGTTCACGGACCTGCAGCGGCGTACGCTCTTGGCCATCTTCAGGGAGAACCACCGCCCGACCAAAGACCTGCAGGTCACCATCTCCCAGCAGCTGGGCCTGGAGCTGTCCACGGTCAGCAACTTCTTCATGAACGCCCGCCGACGCAACGTCAACAAGTGGGCCGACGAGGGCCGGCCCTCCTCCACGGGCTCCTCGGGCTCCAGCGTCTCCTCCTCCGCAGTGTCCTGCAGCACGGCATGA